Proteins from a single region of Clupea harengus chromosome 5, Ch_v2.0.2, whole genome shotgun sequence:
- the atp6ap1la gene encoding ATPase H+ transporting accessory protein 1 like a, protein MKQSSSVAVGYHLPVSMAQQRILTCFILFLFIFLSLASSYDKVPAIVQRSLDASSAPTSSVRNDGEASQSSSASTGESTSLPDEKPLHNVPEAHGWRLYSPLRSKRKLLQAPGSLLPYSPLNVVYNDRMCILFRARKLAIRYKNHTLVDLTERAFGPEAQVDTKGSLCSKDKATLNMRFGDVEDLRGLAIRLQMSNTFYESAGQNWFTLDSVHIHYNWTHEATFNATDVYAPSINSYHCQHVSSLQKYDTLLVPSSLTDNAANWHVTFTDFQIQAFNVLSNKFASASDCATFFTPAILMGLITSLILLLVLAYALHMVVHLKHIDRYEEHKTTVYFPRSTEAECTEKNNL, encoded by the exons ATGAAGCAGTCATCATCTGTAGCAGTAGGCTATCATCTGCCCGTCTCCATGGCACAACAAAGGATCTTAacgtgttttattttatttttgtttattttcttaagTCTTGCATCGTCGTATGATAAAGTGCCTGCCATAGTGCAGAGGAG TTTGGATGCCTCCTCAGCTCCAACCAGCAGTGTCAGAAATG ATGGAGAGGCCAGCCAGAGTTCCAGTGCCTCTACGGGGGAGAGCACATCACTCCCAGATGAAAAGCCACTCCACAATGTCCCGGAG GCGCATGGATGGCGGTTATACTCACCTCTGCGCTCCAAACGGAAGCTGCTACAGGCCCCTGGTTCTCTCCTGCCCTACTCACCTCTGAATGTGGTGTACAATGACAGGATGTGTATCCTCTTCAGGGCTCGCAAGCTGGCCATCAGGTACAAGAATCACACTCTGGTGGACCTCACCGAGCGAGCCTTTGGCCCAGAGGCACAAGTGGACACCAAAGGGTCCCTCTGCAGCAAAGACAAAGCCAC GCTCAACATGCGCTTCGGAGATGTGGAGGACCTGAGGGGGTTAgccatcag ACTGCAGATGTCCAACACATTTTACGAATCAGCCGGGCAGAACTGGTTCACCCTAGATAGTGTCCACATCCACTACAACTGGACACATGAAGCCACCTTCAACGCCACCGATGTCTATGCCCCTTCCATTAACTCGTACCATTGCCAACATGTCAGCAGCCTACAGAAATATGACACCCTCCTGGTGCCAAGCTCTCTCACTGATAATGCTGCAAACTGGCACGTCACATTCACTGACTTTCAG ATTCAAGCTTTCAATGTCCTCTCCAACAAGTTTGCCTCTGCCAGTGACTGTGCCACATTCTTCACTCCAGCCATCCTGATGGGCCTGATCACCTCCCTGATCCTGCTGTTAGTCCTGGCCTACGCACTGCACATGGTGGTGCACCTCAAGCACATCGACCGCTACGAAGAGCACAAGACCACTGTCTACTTCCCCCGTAGTACAGAAGCGGAATGCACAGAGAAGAACAATTTGTAG
- the LOC105908552 gene encoding patr class I histocompatibility antigen, A-5 alpha chain-like: MQAVLKLVCLLIYFPYNVTHSLQYFYTITSGISSFPEFGAVGMVDGEVIIQYDSNTRNVVPRQAWIKEHLDQEYWKSEKELAWIAKVALKEDIRILKERFNQTEGVHVLQRRYGCEWDDESDVTSGYEQYGYDGEDFISLDLNNMRWVAAKPQAILTRNKWDTYESSYSSRTQYFTQNCCYWLKKYVQYGNSTLGRKVPPRVSVFLGRISFSAVCHATDFHPKGINMTWRRDGEKMHEDVDVGETLPNGDGTFQKRAELTVSPEERKRSQYTCEVEHISGEPTLVTLTEEEGKPVGAIITGCVIGALVLTSICLVKKKKRECKKANHCDRDCDYSESTKP; the protein is encoded by the exons ATGCAGGCTGTTTTGAAGCTTGTCTGTCTGTTAATATATTTTCCATATAACG TAACCCATTCCCTGCAGTACTTCTACACGATCACATCAGGAATCTCAAGCTTCCCAGAGTTTGGAGCAGTTGGAATGGTTGATGGTGAGGTCATCATTCAGTATGACAGCAACACACGAAATGTGGTTCCCAGGCAGGCATGGATAAAGGAGCATCTGGATCAGGAGTACTGGAAATCAGAGAAGGAGCTGGCCTGGATTGCTAAGGTGGCCCTTAAGGAGGACATTCGGATTTTAAAAGAACGCTTTaatcagacagagg GAGTGCATGTTCTCCAGAGACGGTATGGCTGTGAGTGGGATGATGAGAGTGACGTCACCAGTGGCTATGAGCAGTATGGTTATGATGGAGAGGACTTCATCTCACTGGATCTGAACAACATGAGATGGGTGGCTGCAAAACCACAAGCAATCCTGACCAGAAACAAATGGGACACCTATGAGTCCAGTTATAGTAGCAGGACACAGTACTTCACCCAGAATTGCTGTTATTGGCTGAAGAAGTATGTTCAGTATGGGAACAGTACTCTCGGAAGGAAAG TGCCCCCTAGGGTCTCTGTGTTCCTGGGACGCATCTCCTTTTCAGCGGTGTGCCACGCTACAGATTTCCACCCAAAGGGAATAAACATGAcctggaggagagatggagaaaagatGCATGAGGATGTGGATGTGGGAGAGACGCTGCCCAATGGGGATGGAACCTTCCAGAAGAGAGCTGAGCTCACAGTGTcacctgaggagagaaagagaagtcagTACACCTGTGAGGTGGAACACATAAGTGGAGAACCAACACTCGTCACCCTGACTGAGGAAGAGG GAAAACCTGTTGGAGCCATTATAACTGGATGTGTGATTGGAGCTCTTGTTCTTACTTCTATTTGCTTGgttaagaagaaaaagagag AATGCAAGAAGGCAAACC ACTGTGACAGAGATTGTGACTACTCTGAATCTACAAAGCCATAG
- the rps23 gene encoding 40S ribosomal protein S23, which produces MGKCRGLRTARKLRNHRREQKWHDKQYKKAHLGTALKANPFGGASHAKGIVLEKVGVEAKQPNSAIRKCVRVQLIKNGKKITAFVPNDGCLNFIEENDEVLVAGFGRKGHAVGDIPGVRFKVVKVANVSLLALYKGKKERPRS; this is translated from the exons ATGG GCAAGTGTCGTGGTCTGCGTACTGCCAGGAAGCTGCGTAATCATCGCCGTGAACAGAAATGGCACGACAAGCAGTACAAGAAGGCCCATTTGGGTACCGCTCTGAAGGCCAATCCCTTTGGAGGAGCTTCCCATGCCAAAGGCATTGTCCTTGAGAAAGT TGGTGTTGAAGCTAAGCAGCCCAACTCTGCTATCCGAAAGTGTGTCAGGGTCCAGCTGATCAAGAACGGCAAGAAGATCACTGCTTTCGTTCCTAATGATGGTTGCTTGAACTTCATTGAG GAGAATGACGAAGTTCTTGTGGCAGGATTTGGTCGTAAGGGCCATGCCGTTGGTGATATCCCTGGTGTACGCTTCAAGGTGGTGAAAGTTGCCAATGTGTCACTCCTGGCCTTATACAAAGGCAAAAAGGAGAGACCAAGATCATAA